GTCGTCCGCCATGTGTCTCGGTGCTATCTCGGAAAGGCGGGCCAATAGCGTCGTCGTTCCTCGGTCGATTCCTCGGCGTGGAAACTGTCTCTCTTTGGTGGCGTCACGACGGCGACGCGTCCAGTTTTCCCCCGCCGAAAACTACGTCACAGTGGACCCCGACCGTCCGCTATGGACGCAACCGCCCTCTCGGAGTTCGGCCGCCGCGACTGGGAGACGGAAACTGACATCGAACCGCTCCGATTTGCGATGATTGGACTCGGGTGGTGGACCCGCGAGGAGGCCATCCCCGCGACCGAGGAGAGCGACCGGTGCGAGACCACCGTCGTCGTCAGCGGCGACCGCGACAAGGCCGAAGACGTTGCCGAGGCGTCCGGGAACGCCGAGGTCGCGCTGACCTACGACGAGTTCCACGACGGCGCGGCGACCGACGAGTACGACGCCGTCTACGTCGCCACGCCGAACGCCAAGCACCTCGCGTTCGTCGAGTCGGCCGCCGAGTTCGGCAAGGCCGTCCTCTGCGAGAAACCGATGGAGGCGACCCCCGAGCGCGCCCGCCGGATGGTCGAGACCTGCGAGGGCGAGGTGCCCCTGATGGTCGCCTACCGGATGCAGACCGAACCCGTCGTCCGGCGGGCGCGCGAACTGGTCGCCGAGGGTGCCATCGGCGACCCGACGCTCGTCCACGGGAGCATGTCCCAAGACCTGCTGGAGATATTTTCGAACCCCGACCAGTGGCGACTCGACCCCGACCTCTCGGGTCCCGGCGCGTCGGTGATGGACCTCGGCATCTACCCGCTGAACACCGCGCGCTTCGTCCTCGACGCCGACCCCGTCGAGGTGTCGGCGCTCGCGCGCTCGGAGGGCGAGGCGTTCGCGGACGTGCCCGACGAGGCCGCCACCTTCCAGATTCGGTTCGACGACGGCACGCTCGCGGCTTGTTCGGCCAGCCAGCACGCCGTCCGTTCGAGTCACCTCAAAATCGTCGGCACTGAGGGCGAAATCAGCATCGAACCCGCCTTCTTCGACCGACAGGACCGCCACTTCGCGCTCGAAATCGACGGCAATCGCGCGAACGTGGAGTACGAGCAGGCCGACCAGATGCTCGAAGAGTTCGACTACTTCGCCCATCAGGTCCGGACCGGCGGCGACCTCCACGCCGACGGCCGCCACGGTCTCGTGGACATCGAGGCGCTTCACGCTATCTACGAGAGCGCGGCAAACGGGTCAAGCGTGGAGTTGTAGAGCGCACTCGTCGCACGCGTCGAGAGAACTGCAAAAAGTAGCGTTCGGTTCACACGCGCGAAAGAACGGCGTTCAGCCGAGAATGTACCCCAGTTTCGGGTACTTCTCGACCAGCACCTCGCCGCCGATTTCGTACTGCTCGATGATGGCGTCCAAGCCGAGGATGCGGCCCGCGCCGAACGCCGCGACGGCGAGGAACACCAGCATGTACGCGAAGTCGCCGTTGATGATGCCGTGGGCAACGTCCCAGTTGCCGAAGTAGAACATCAGCATCATGAACGCGCCGAAGAACGCCGCGAGGCGGGTCAGCGCGCCCACGAGCAGGCCGAGACCGATGAGCACCTCGCCCCACGGCACGGCGATGCTGAGGAAGTCGGCGAACCACGGCGTGCTTCCCATCCAGTGGAACACGCCCACCATCGGACTCTCGGCCGGGACCGCGTTCATCAGGTAGCCCGTCGCGCTGAACGGTTCGGCCGCCGTGACCTTGTCCCACCCGGAGTAGAGGAAGGCATAACCCATCATTAGCCGCAGTGCGAGGACGAACCACGCGCTCAGGCTGTGGGCCTTCCCGTGGACCGTGATGCCGCCAATCGTGCTCTCGAACTCGTTCACTCGGGTTTTGATGTCGTTAGTGGCCATCGTGAGTCACCTTACAGTTGAACGGACGACCGGGGAGGGTATATAAATGGACCGCGGTTCTCACGTTCCGAGAATAAGAGTTCGACAGCGAATACGTTAGACTTGTTGACGTGTACACTCGCCCCGGCGGCGTCAGTCCGCGCTTACCGGACACGACTCGTCGGCGTACTCGACCTGCGAGAGCGTTTCGATGGGGTCGTCGCCACAGACCGGACACTCGGGGTTCTGGCGGAACTCGACCTCCTCGAAGGTCATGTCCATCGCGTCGTAGAACACCATCCGACCGTCGAGCAGTTCGCCCGTGTCTAGACCTCCGCTCTCGCAGAGGAGGTACTTGATGGTCTCCGTGGCCTGAATGCACCCCAGCGTTCCGGGAAGCACGCCCAACACGCCGGTACTCGCGCAGTCGGCGACCATCCCCTCGGGCGGCGCTTCGGGGAACAGACACCGGTAGCACGGTCCCTCCGTGGTGAACGTCGTGACCTGCCCCTCGAACTTGTAGATGGCACCGTGGGAGAAGGGCGTCCCCGAGAGCGTGCAGGCGTCGTTGACGAGGTAGCGCGTCCGGAAGTTGTCCGTCGCGTCCACCACGAAATCGTACTCCGCGATGAGTTCTTCGACGCTCTCGGGTTCGACTCGCACCTCGTGAGTCTGTACGTCCACGTCGGGGTTCTGGTCGGCCACGAAGTCCGCGGCCGACTCGACTTTCGGTCGCCCAACGTCGTCGTTGCCGTGGATAATCTGGCGCTGGAGGTTGCTCAACTCCACCTCGTCGTCGTCGGCGACGCCGAGGGTGCCAACGCCCGCGGCCGCGAGGTACTGGATGGCCGGTGCGCCGAGACCGCCCGCCCCGATTACTAGCACGGCGGCGTCGAGCAGGGCCTGCTGGCCGTCGGGTCCCACCTCGTCCATGATGATGTGGCGCGAGTAGCGGTCGAGTTGCTCCGGGTCGAGCGAGAGGCTCATGGCCGACCGTTGGCCGTCTCGGCCTAAAAACCCGCCGCTGGTCAGGCCGTCGGCTGTTCAATTGGCGACCGATAAAAAGCGAGTTCGGCGGGTGCGAAGCGTGCAGTCTACGAGTGTTACTTCGCGCGACCCTGACCGCTGTTGTTGCTCGGGCGAGTGTGTTCCGTGCCCTTGCCACGCTGCTGGAGTCCGCGGTTGCTCTGGCCCGCACTGGTCAGGCCGCGGAAGGCCCGACCCTTGTGGGAGTCGTCGCAGATCCAGTTGAGGTCGTCGTCGTTCTCGATGGCGGGATGCTCGGGGTCCAGCAGAATCACTTCGAACCACTTCTGACTGCCGTCTTCGCCGACCCAGTAGGAGTTGAGCACGCGCAGGTTCTTGAACTTCCGACTGGAACGCTCCTCACCGATGCGCTGGAGGTTCTTGCGTCGGTAGATTCGGTTGACACCCTGTCGCTTCGTTCGGCGACCGGCCTTGAACCGCTCCTTGCGGGCCGAGCCTTTGCGAACGCTGACGCGAGCGACGACGACGCCCTGCTTGGCCTTGTAGCCCAGTTCGCGGGCCTTGTCGAGGCGGGTCGGTCGCTCGATGCGCTCGATGGCGCCTTGGTCGCGCCAGTCCTGTTTTCGCTGCCACTGGAGTTCGGCGAGGTCGCCGTCGTCCGGGTCCTTCCATGCGTCTTTGATGTGTGAGTAGAAGCTCTTTGCCATGGTTTATCACCACGGGCGTTGCGTGGTTCAGCCCGCGAGATGCGACGCATCTCGCGGGCCACATTCCGTCCTGCGGCCGACGGCGTGCGGAACCGCTCGGCGTTCGCCGCCCGAAATCGCGGCGAACGCCTCGCGCACTGCC
This genomic stretch from Halorussus pelagicus harbors:
- a CDS encoding 50S ribosomal protein L15e; protein product: MAKSFYSHIKDAWKDPDDGDLAELQWQRKQDWRDQGAIERIERPTRLDKARELGYKAKQGVVVARVSVRKGSARKERFKAGRRTKRQGVNRIYRRKNLQRIGEERSSRKFKNLRVLNSYWVGEDGSQKWFEVILLDPEHPAIENDDDLNWICDDSHKGRAFRGLTSAGQSNRGLQQRGKGTEHTRPSNNSGQGRAK
- the ubaA gene encoding SAMP-activating enzyme E1; the encoded protein is MSLSLDPEQLDRYSRHIIMDEVGPDGQQALLDAAVLVIGAGGLGAPAIQYLAAAGVGTLGVADDDEVELSNLQRQIIHGNDDVGRPKVESAADFVADQNPDVDVQTHEVRVEPESVEELIAEYDFVVDATDNFRTRYLVNDACTLSGTPFSHGAIYKFEGQVTTFTTEGPCYRCLFPEAPPEGMVADCASTGVLGVLPGTLGCIQATETIKYLLCESGGLDTGELLDGRMVFYDAMDMTFEEVEFRQNPECPVCGDDPIETLSQVEYADESCPVSAD
- the gfo6 gene encoding D-xylose 1-dehydrogenase Gfo6, which produces MDATALSEFGRRDWETETDIEPLRFAMIGLGWWTREEAIPATEESDRCETTVVVSGDRDKAEDVAEASGNAEVALTYDEFHDGAATDEYDAVYVATPNAKHLAFVESAAEFGKAVLCEKPMEATPERARRMVETCEGEVPLMVAYRMQTEPVVRRARELVAEGAIGDPTLVHGSMSQDLLEIFSNPDQWRLDPDLSGPGASVMDLGIYPLNTARFVLDADPVEVSALARSEGEAFADVPDEAATFQIRFDDGTLAACSASQHAVRSSHLKIVGTEGEISIEPAFFDRQDRHFALEIDGNRANVEYEQADQMLEEFDYFAHQVRTGGDLHADGRHGLVDIEALHAIYESAANGSSVEL
- a CDS encoding DoxX family protein, coding for MATNDIKTRVNEFESTIGGITVHGKAHSLSAWFVLALRLMMGYAFLYSGWDKVTAAEPFSATGYLMNAVPAESPMVGVFHWMGSTPWFADFLSIAVPWGEVLIGLGLLVGALTRLAAFFGAFMMLMFYFGNWDVAHGIINGDFAYMLVFLAVAAFGAGRILGLDAIIEQYEIGGEVLVEKYPKLGYILG